From a region of the Paenibacillus lutimineralis genome:
- a CDS encoding nicotinate-nucleotide adenylyltransferase, with the protein MRKVGIMGGAFDPIHLGHLLAAEAAREQYALDEVWFMPSHIPPHKSKSGVSGEERLEMVAAAIRSHADFKTLDIELKRGGVSYTIDTIRELKQLHPELEFYFIIGADMVNYLPKWEGIEELASMLHFIGLQRPGSFLELDLMPSFIQDAVLLADMPLVDISSSLIRKRRAAGQSVRYMVTEEVYEYIVRSGLYAVHSR; encoded by the coding sequence ATGAGAAAAGTTGGTATCATGGGAGGGGCATTTGACCCGATTCACCTCGGACATTTATTGGCGGCTGAAGCCGCCCGGGAGCAGTACGCCTTGGATGAGGTCTGGTTCATGCCTTCCCATATTCCCCCGCATAAGAGCAAATCCGGGGTAAGCGGTGAGGAACGGCTTGAAATGGTGGCAGCGGCGATCCGCAGTCATGCCGATTTCAAGACGCTGGATATCGAGCTTAAGCGCGGTGGCGTATCCTACACGATAGACACGATCAGAGAGCTAAAGCAGCTGCATCCTGAGCTGGAATTTTATTTCATTATCGGTGCAGATATGGTGAATTACTTACCGAAATGGGAGGGGATCGAGGAACTGGCTTCGATGCTGCATTTTATCGGACTACAAAGGCCGGGCAGCTTCCTGGAGCTTGACCTTATGCCCTCCTTCATTCAGGATGCGGTACTCCTCGCGGATATGCCACTAGTGGATATATCGTCAAGCTTGATCCGCAAACGGAGAGCCGCGGGGCAATCGGTTCGTTACATGGTGACGGAAGAGGTATATGAATATATCGTAAGGAGCGGTTTGTATGCGGTACACTCGAGATGA
- the yqeK gene encoding bis(5'-nucleosyl)-tetraphosphatase (symmetrical) YqeK: protein MRYTRDELLDIVSAQMPARRWTHVEGVMATSVSLAERFGADPVKADLAALLHDLAKFWPIERQESVMREHGLNPELLEYDKQLLHAEVAAFVAEQEYGIDDPEVLDAIRYHTSGRVGMTLLDKIVCLADYIEPGRNFPGVDRMRELAEHNLEQALVAGIDSTITFLIEKQKIIFPLTVLARNDIVRRLGYDDK from the coding sequence ATGCGGTACACTCGAGATGAGCTGTTGGACATTGTATCCGCACAAATGCCAGCGAGACGCTGGACGCATGTGGAAGGCGTAATGGCAACTTCTGTGAGCCTGGCGGAGCGCTTTGGCGCAGATCCGGTCAAGGCCGATTTAGCTGCGTTACTGCACGACCTGGCCAAGTTCTGGCCGATCGAGCGACAGGAATCGGTAATGCGTGAGCATGGACTGAATCCGGAACTGCTGGAATATGATAAGCAGCTATTGCATGCCGAGGTAGCGGCCTTTGTGGCAGAGCAAGAGTACGGGATCGATGATCCGGAGGTATTGGATGCGATACGATATCATACATCGGGAAGAGTCGGTATGACGTTGCTGGATAAGATTGTCTGCTTGGCGGATTATATAGAGCCTGGACGGAATTTTCCAGGTGTTGACCGCATGCGCGAGCTGGCTGAGCACAATCTGGAGCAGGCGCTGGTGGCCGGAATCGATTCGACGATTACGTTCTTGATCGAGAAGCAGAAGATTATTTTTCCGCTAACGGTACTGGCTCGCAATGATATAGTTAGAAGACTTGGTTATGATGATAAGTAG
- the rsfS gene encoding ribosome silencing factor: MAVSPMELMNAAYKAVEDKKAMNIVVLDLKEVSLIADYFIICHGNSDTQVQAIATEVRKRAQDLGANIRGIEGVDSARWVLMDLGDVVVHVFHRDEREYYNIERLWSDAKVVENV, translated from the coding sequence ATGGCAGTATCACCTATGGAATTGATGAATGCAGCCTATAAGGCGGTGGAAGATAAGAAAGCAATGAATATCGTTGTATTGGATCTGAAGGAAGTATCCCTGATCGCTGACTATTTCATTATTTGTCACGGTAACTCGGATACCCAGGTACAGGCAATCGCTACCGAGGTGCGCAAACGCGCCCAGGATCTCGGAGCCAATATTCGGGGGATTGAAGGGGTCGATTCGGCGCGCTGGGTACTCATGGATCTTGGCGATGTCGTCGTTCATGTCTTCCATCGCGATGAGCGGGAATATTACAATATCGAACGTCTTTGGTCCGATGCCAAGGTAGTGGAGAACGTATGA
- a CDS encoding S1 RNA-binding domain-containing protein has protein sequence MNLIAGTILTHPIDREVSPFGYFLKIGDRDVLLHYSELTHPVKPGDTVDVFLFYDTEDRLAATMKRPMLTLGELALLEVADVHPRLGCFLEMGLGRQLLLPIRELPELGELHPQVGDKVYVIMEHDKQGRLKAKLAGEQELAPHTFHAPTSWNNQWQEAIVYKPLQMGTFVIVEGGVLGFGAIGMIHSSERARLLRLGERVQVRVTHVREDGRVNLSMSARKEIGRNEDADKILAYLESRSTGGMPYSDSTPPDLIKQKFGISKAAFKRAIGKLMKEGKVTQKENWTYLKSAEQEQADQE, from the coding sequence ATGAATCTGATTGCAGGTACGATCTTAACGCATCCGATTGATCGGGAAGTGTCTCCTTTTGGTTATTTTCTAAAGATCGGGGATCGGGATGTACTGCTCCATTATTCGGAGCTCACGCACCCGGTTAAGCCAGGAGATACCGTTGACGTATTTCTGTTCTACGATACAGAGGATCGATTAGCGGCGACGATGAAGCGTCCTATGCTGACGCTGGGCGAGCTGGCTCTACTGGAAGTGGCCGATGTCCACCCGCGGCTCGGCTGCTTCCTCGAGATGGGATTGGGGCGCCAGCTGCTTCTACCCATCCGCGAGTTGCCGGAGCTGGGTGAACTGCATCCGCAGGTAGGGGATAAGGTCTACGTCATTATGGAGCATGACAAGCAGGGCAGACTGAAGGCGAAGCTCGCTGGGGAGCAGGAGCTTGCGCCGCATACATTCCATGCTCCGACAAGCTGGAATAATCAATGGCAGGAGGCCATCGTCTATAAGCCGCTGCAAATGGGTACCTTCGTCATCGTGGAAGGCGGGGTGCTCGGATTTGGCGCGATCGGGATGATTCATTCCTCGGAGAGAGCACGGTTGCTCCGTCTTGGGGAACGAGTTCAGGTTCGCGTAACGCATGTGCGCGAGGATGGAAGGGTTAATCTGTCCATGTCAGCACGCAAAGAGATCGGTCGTAATGAAGATGCTGATAAAATACTAGCCTATCTGGAGAGTCGTTCCACCGGAGGCATGCCTTATTCCGATTCGACGCCACCTGATTTGATTAAGCAGAAATTCGGCATTAGTAAGGCGGCTTTCAAGCGCGCGATTGGTAAGCTGATGAAGGAAGGCAAGGTAACCCAGAAAGAGAACTGGACTTATCTGAAGTCTGCGGAGCAAGAACAAGCTGATCAAGAGTAA
- a CDS encoding class I SAM-dependent methyltransferase, whose protein sequence is MASYQKFAYVYDELMADMPYSDWLSFAHTVWEHSGKPETVVDLGCGTGSMTIPLVNSGLTVTGIDLSSDMLSVARQRMETTPQGARLYQDGRVNWVQQNMTEWELPEPVDSVISFCDCINYLLEEEEVVQTFRRTYEGLKPGGTFLFDVHHPNTLRQYDEEQPFILDEPSISYIWTCEFDDERCEIEHHLTIFAHEAEPGGDLYRRFEEYHTQRAYDPAWVERELLQCGFREVHCYGDFKWGESAEGAARLFYVAVK, encoded by the coding sequence TTGGCTTCATATCAAAAATTTGCTTACGTATACGATGAATTGATGGCGGACATGCCCTACTCGGATTGGCTCTCGTTCGCGCATACAGTCTGGGAGCATTCCGGCAAGCCTGAGACGGTCGTCGATCTGGGCTGTGGGACGGGGAGCATGACGATTCCGCTGGTGAATTCGGGTCTGACGGTGACAGGCATTGATCTGTCTTCGGACATGCTGTCTGTCGCTAGACAGCGCATGGAGACAACCCCACAAGGCGCTCGCCTCTATCAAGATGGCAGAGTGAATTGGGTGCAGCAGAATATGACGGAATGGGAACTACCGGAGCCGGTCGATTCTGTGATCTCCTTCTGCGACTGCATTAATTATTTGCTGGAAGAGGAAGAGGTCGTCCAGACCTTCCGCAGAACCTATGAAGGACTGAAGCCGGGCGGGACATTCCTGTTCGATGTTCATCATCCGAATACACTGCGGCAGTATGATGAAGAGCAGCCATTCATATTAGATGAGCCTTCTATTTCATATATATGGACTTGCGAGTTCGATGACGAGAGATGCGAAATTGAGCATCACTTGACGATCTTCGCACATGAAGCAGAGCCGGGCGGGGATCTATACCGCCGCTTTGAGGAGTACCATACTCAGCGGGCCTATGATCCGGCCTGGGTAGAGCGTGAGCTGCTGCAATGCGGCTTTCGTGAGGTTCACTGTTATGGCGACTTCAAGTGGGGAGAATCGGCCGAGGGGGCAGCTAGACTGTTCTATGTGGCCGTGAAATAA
- a CDS encoding glycoside hydrolase family 3 C-terminal domain-containing protein: MSTSKFGIPLEGFAEYSRIAAVEGGVLLKNEDKMLPIKETEVVSVFGRCQINYYRSGTGSGGAVNVEYVINALDALRSNPKVTINEHLAEQYQSWITENPFDNGGGGWAAEPWCQKEMPLSDELVAEAKQASDKAIFIIGRTAGEDKDNADAEGSYRLTAEEQQALKMVCKHFDQVAIVLNVSNIIDLSWIEDKVYEDHIKSVIYVWQGGMIGGHAVADLLSGDVSPSGKLTDTIAYSIDDYPSTQNFGNEIKNLYQEDIYVGYRYFETFCPEKVQFEFGYGLSYTEFDMQVTGARQIGSGLDTELQLDVAVKNIGDTYAGKEVVQVYYEAPQGVLGKPVKALGAFAKTNTLQPGETETLTITLPVRSMASYDDGGATGHKSCYVLEAGAYELHVGNSVRNVEKLRIHDQAAFIAEELIVVEQLEEAMAPIESYTRIKPGKAKNNGIYEIDFDEVPKRSVSMKDRIETRLPQTYPQTGNQGILLKDVQAGKASLEQFVAQLTNEELATIVRGEGMSSPKVTSGTAAAFGGVGDSLLDYGIPVACAADGPSGIRMDSGLKATQLPIGTLLASSWNVVLVESLYVMEGQELLQNEIDTLLGPGINIHRNPLNGRNFEYFSEDPYLTGCFGAAVTRGIKKGGSSATVKHFACNNQEKARSKADSIVSERALREIYLKGFEMTVKLGEATSIMTSYNPVNGHWAASNYDLNTTILRNEWGYDGIVMTDWWAIMNDVVDGGEPSWKYTSFMVRAQNDLYMVVNNNGAEINSREDNTIEALKNGTLTVGELQRCAINICKFIMNAPVSAREPKPAEEIILFKAKANAPEAESSQTVQELSKETNVRIDAKDQPAYLKVDEPGVYGVVVNMCYKATNLSQSACNLVLNGEILTTVQTNGTDGNWITQKLSRFELEKGFYELKIDFVKPGMEIGWIELIH; the protein is encoded by the coding sequence ATGAGCACAAGTAAGTTTGGTATTCCTCTAGAAGGATTTGCCGAATATAGCAGAATTGCCGCTGTAGAAGGAGGAGTACTGCTTAAGAATGAGGACAAGATGCTTCCTATTAAGGAAACAGAAGTCGTGTCCGTGTTCGGCAGATGCCAGATTAATTATTACCGGAGCGGCACAGGATCAGGCGGCGCCGTGAATGTGGAATATGTCATTAATGCATTGGATGCGCTTCGCAGCAATCCTAAAGTAACTATTAATGAGCATCTGGCAGAGCAATACCAGAGTTGGATCACTGAGAACCCGTTCGACAACGGCGGAGGCGGCTGGGCTGCAGAGCCATGGTGCCAGAAGGAAATGCCGTTATCCGATGAGTTGGTGGCAGAAGCAAAGCAAGCTTCCGACAAAGCGATCTTCATTATCGGGCGCACCGCTGGCGAAGATAAGGACAATGCCGATGCAGAAGGCAGTTACCGCCTGACAGCTGAAGAGCAGCAAGCACTGAAGATGGTCTGCAAACATTTTGACCAAGTAGCCATTGTATTGAATGTATCCAACATTATCGATTTAAGCTGGATTGAGGACAAAGTATACGAGGATCATATCAAATCCGTCATCTACGTATGGCAGGGTGGAATGATCGGGGGACATGCCGTCGCTGACCTGCTCTCCGGGGACGTATCTCCAAGCGGTAAATTAACCGATACAATTGCCTACAGCATTGATGATTACCCTTCAACTCAAAATTTTGGCAACGAGATCAAGAACCTGTACCAGGAAGATATCTATGTCGGATACCGGTATTTCGAGACCTTCTGTCCTGAGAAAGTACAGTTTGAATTTGGCTATGGCCTCTCCTATACCGAGTTTGACATGCAAGTAACAGGAGCCAGACAGATTGGATCAGGTCTGGATACAGAGTTGCAATTGGACGTTGCTGTGAAGAACATCGGCGATACATATGCCGGCAAAGAAGTAGTTCAGGTATACTACGAAGCACCACAAGGCGTGCTTGGCAAGCCTGTCAAAGCCTTGGGCGCTTTTGCCAAGACCAACACTCTGCAACCTGGTGAGACAGAGACGCTTACCATCACTCTTCCCGTACGTTCCATGGCCTCTTATGATGATGGCGGAGCAACCGGGCATAAATCTTGCTATGTGCTTGAAGCAGGCGCTTACGAGTTGCACGTCGGCAACAGCGTAAGAAATGTGGAGAAATTACGTATCCACGACCAAGCTGCGTTCATTGCAGAAGAACTTATCGTCGTTGAGCAACTCGAGGAAGCAATGGCTCCCATAGAGAGCTACACTCGCATTAAGCCTGGAAAAGCAAAAAATAATGGCATTTATGAAATCGATTTCGATGAGGTTCCTAAGCGCTCCGTATCGATGAAAGACAGAATTGAAACACGCTTGCCGCAAACCTATCCGCAGACCGGAAATCAAGGCATCCTCCTGAAGGATGTACAAGCCGGCAAAGCCAGCCTTGAACAATTTGTAGCCCAGTTGACGAATGAGGAACTGGCTACGATCGTCAGAGGCGAAGGAATGAGCAGTCCAAAGGTTACTTCCGGAACAGCTGCCGCGTTCGGCGGAGTTGGCGATAGTCTTCTCGATTATGGCATTCCTGTAGCTTGCGCGGCTGACGGTCCTTCCGGTATCCGCATGGATAGCGGCTTGAAGGCAACCCAACTGCCAATCGGTACATTGCTCGCTTCAAGCTGGAACGTAGTACTGGTGGAATCGTTGTATGTTATGGAAGGACAAGAGCTGCTGCAAAATGAAATCGATACCTTATTAGGACCAGGTATCAATATTCACCGTAATCCGCTGAATGGCCGGAACTTTGAATATTTCTCGGAGGACCCGTACTTGACGGGATGCTTCGGCGCCGCTGTTACTCGTGGCATCAAGAAGGGTGGCTCCAGCGCAACGGTAAAGCACTTCGCATGCAACAACCAAGAGAAGGCTCGTTCCAAGGCAGATTCCATCGTATCTGAGAGAGCGCTGAGAGAAATCTACCTGAAGGGCTTCGAAATGACTGTCAAATTGGGAGAAGCCACTTCCATCATGACTTCGTACAATCCAGTCAATGGACACTGGGCTGCTTCTAACTATGATCTGAATACGACCATTCTCAGAAATGAATGGGGCTATGATGGCATTGTCATGACAGACTGGTGGGCGATCATGAATGATGTAGTAGACGGTGGAGAACCGAGCTGGAAATATACTTCGTTCATGGTGCGAGCTCAGAATGATTTGTACATGGTCGTGAATAACAATGGCGCAGAGATCAACTCCAGAGAGGATAACACGATTGAAGCGCTGAAGAATGGCACATTGACGGTAGGGGAATTGCAAAGATGCGCCATCAACATTTGTAAATTCATTATGAATGCACCTGTATCTGCAAGAGAGCCTAAACCGGCCGAAGAAATCATTCTGTTCAAAGCCAAGGCGAACGCTCCTGAGGCTGAATCTAGCCAAACCGTTCAAGAACTGTCAAAAGAGACGAATGTCCGCATCGATGCTAAGGATCAACCTGCTTATCTCAAGGTCGATGAACCGGGAGTATACGGGGTCGTCGTCAATATGTGCTATAAGGCTACCAATCTGTCGCAATCTGCATGTAATCTCGTCCTCAACGGTGAGATTCTAACGACCGTTCAGACGAATGGTACTGACGGCAACTGGATTACCCAGAAGCTGTCCAGATTCGAGCTAGAGAAAGGCTTCTATGAACTGAAGATAGATTTTGTGAAGCCTGGCATGGAAATTGGCTGGATCGAGCTCATCCATTAA
- a CDS encoding tyrosine-type recombinase/integrase, whose amino-acid sequence MPELMRKVLDKAGLPSNLTPHSLRHTHVSLLAENPKVGLAEIQARIGHRSNSKTTELIYLHVTKRRQLQMGDDFEWVING is encoded by the coding sequence ATGCCAGAATTAATGCGCAAAGTATTAGATAAAGCTGGCTTACCTAGCAATCTCACTCCACATAGCCTACGTCATACGCACGTATCCTTACTAGCAGAAAATCCAAAAGTAGGGTTGGCTGAGATTCAAGCTCGCATCGGGCACAGGAGTAATTCGAAAACAACTGAACTTATCTATCTGCACGTTACAAAACGACGCCAACTACAAATGGGCGACGATTTCGAATGGGTTATTAACGGTTAA
- a CDS encoding ImmA/IrrE family metallo-endopeptidase, with translation MISYEDLTQEVPIIYDDNAVLPTALKGIFIESNVADIILLKRTIDTDTERKCILAEELGHYYLTVRDITDQSKLENQQQELRARQWGYEKLVPLP, from the coding sequence ATGATCAGCTATGAGGATCTAACACAAGAAGTTCCCATCATCTATGATGATAACGCGGTACTCCCTACGGCGTTAAAGGGGATTTTTATTGAATCAAATGTGGCCGATATAATACTCCTCAAACGAACCATTGATACTGATACAGAACGAAAATGCATTCTAGCTGAAGAACTTGGCCACTACTATCTCACCGTTCGTGATATTACCGATCAATCCAAGCTAGAAAATCAGCAGCAAGAGCTAAGGGCGAGGCAATGGGGCTATGAAAAACTCGTCCCTCTTCCCTAA
- a CDS encoding acyltransferase family protein: MLNRSITYRPDIDGLRAIAVLSVMLFHLGFTFIPGGFVGVDIFFVISGYLISKIIYTETENKTFSITNFYVRRARRILPAHASVFVLSSVFAVWLLYPSELVSYAKSALASALFSANIYFFEAINYFSPSANEIPLLHLWSLGVEEQFYIVFPLIAILFAGRRIFSKVVAALLITSLIASIWMLTKDPSAAFYLLPFRAFEMLIGCYLSLPKKLPTNKNVYNISFIVGLACIFCSILFYKESMRFPGIAALLPSLGSAFVIFGGLDHNKLSKLLLGNKVLVFIGKISYSLYLIHWPVIVFGRRIFPLADFYIFSFSALAISLILAYLNYIFIEQRFRHAKLNLKPIKVLGIALSVICVMVFSSGFVIYKSGFQSTLDERTEKVLSYLQYDFKSAYLSRTCFLDPDQDPDDVDLSKCLPDGNGRKAILWGDSHAIQFYSGFKETLESRGYNLGVITASACPPIIGVDVAARPMCKKFNDTAFPLIAKEKPDILIMSASWNIEESNMDLLDNTLKEVNKLGIKKVILLGESPLYKQSVPILVADRLKTANNDMTASDELEKGFLDISETIMSKRFANRDDVEYISVMNVVCPDYKCPLTAPDEAPVHFDIAHLTESGARLFAKILTPLILD, encoded by the coding sequence ATGCTTAATAGGAGTATAACTTATAGACCAGATATCGATGGTCTACGAGCAATTGCTGTACTGAGTGTTATGCTATTTCACTTAGGATTTACCTTTATTCCCGGTGGTTTTGTTGGCGTAGATATTTTCTTTGTTATATCTGGCTACCTGATATCTAAGATCATTTATACTGAAACAGAGAACAAAACATTTTCCATCACAAACTTTTATGTTCGTCGTGCAAGAAGAATTCTTCCTGCGCATGCATCTGTATTTGTATTATCTTCTGTTTTTGCTGTTTGGCTGCTTTATCCATCTGAATTGGTTTCTTATGCTAAGTCAGCTTTGGCATCTGCTTTATTTTCAGCAAATATATACTTTTTCGAAGCGATTAATTACTTCTCACCATCTGCCAACGAAATTCCCTTGCTTCATTTGTGGTCTCTCGGTGTAGAAGAACAATTTTATATTGTTTTCCCCTTAATCGCAATTTTGTTCGCGGGTCGACGAATTTTCAGCAAAGTCGTTGCAGCATTATTAATCACCTCCTTAATAGCTTCAATTTGGATGTTGACAAAAGATCCTTCGGCGGCTTTTTATTTACTGCCGTTTCGCGCTTTTGAAATGCTTATAGGGTGTTACCTGTCACTGCCTAAAAAACTACCAACCAATAAAAATGTGTATAACATTTCTTTCATTGTTGGACTAGCTTGTATCTTTTGTTCAATATTATTTTATAAAGAAAGCATGAGATTCCCTGGTATCGCTGCCCTTTTACCATCTCTCGGCTCTGCCTTTGTTATTTTTGGCGGGCTTGATCATAACAAATTATCAAAATTGCTACTTGGTAATAAGGTTCTTGTTTTTATAGGAAAAATCTCGTATTCACTATACCTTATTCATTGGCCTGTAATTGTTTTCGGTCGAAGAATCTTCCCGCTTGCAGACTTTTACATATTTTCTTTTTCTGCTTTGGCCATTTCTCTTATTTTGGCGTATTTAAATTATATTTTTATTGAGCAACGTTTCCGTCATGCCAAACTGAACCTAAAACCAATCAAAGTTTTAGGTATTGCCCTATCGGTTATCTGTGTCATGGTGTTTTCTTCAGGATTTGTTATTTATAAATCTGGATTCCAGTCAACACTTGATGAAAGGACGGAGAAGGTACTATCATATTTGCAATATGACTTTAAATCAGCATACCTTTCGAGAACATGCTTCCTTGATCCAGATCAAGACCCGGATGATGTTGATTTGTCAAAATGCCTTCCAGATGGGAACGGACGCAAGGCCATTCTTTGGGGAGACAGCCACGCGATACAATTTTATTCTGGTTTCAAGGAGACGTTAGAGTCTCGAGGTTACAATCTTGGAGTGATAACAGCGTCTGCGTGTCCGCCAATTATAGGAGTAGACGTTGCCGCTCGACCTATGTGCAAAAAATTCAATGACACGGCTTTTCCCCTTATTGCCAAGGAAAAGCCTGATATTTTAATTATGTCTGCGAGTTGGAACATTGAAGAATCTAATATGGATTTACTAGATAACACTTTAAAAGAGGTTAATAAACTCGGCATAAAAAAAGTCATCCTTTTGGGAGAGTCACCTTTATACAAGCAAAGTGTTCCTATATTGGTTGCAGATAGATTGAAAACAGCAAACAATGACATGACAGCTAGTGACGAACTTGAAAAAGGATTCTTGGACATCTCCGAAACCATTATGTCTAAGCGGTTTGCAAATAGGGATGACGTAGAATACATCTCCGTAATGAATGTAGTTTGTCCGGATTATAAATGTCCTCTTACCGCTCCAGATGAAGCGCCAGTTCATTTTGACATCGCCCATCTTACTGAATCTGGAGCAAGACTATTTGCAAAAATACTTACGCCACTAATATTAGATTAA
- a CDS encoding hemolysin XhlA family protein codes for MDGVQTEVLQRLTRVETKVDNMDDKLDRAITANETAVEALSSARSAHHRLDKIEDAQKWLWRTIAASVITIVIGAIITAIKIQGGA; via the coding sequence ATGGATGGCGTACAAACCGAGGTGCTTCAACGGCTGACCAGGGTTGAGACGAAGGTGGACAATATGGACGATAAGCTGGATAGAGCGATCACAGCTAATGAGACGGCGGTGGAGGCATTATCCTCGGCGCGATCGGCTCACCATCGTTTGGACAAGATCGAGGACGCCCAAAAGTGGCTATGGCGTACTATAGCGGCGTCAGTCATTACGATCGTTATCGGGGCTATTATAACGGCTATCAAGATACAAGGAGGGGCTTAA
- a CDS encoding glycoside hydrolase family 25 protein, translated as MQARKQGNAQGIDVSHWNGVIDWSKVAASGISFAFIKATQNSVDKRFLENVKGAKTAGLLIGAYHYMDDSVSTVDQAKAAAQVFYKAIQVAGGAAIHYGLHGTALKCRQMLQVGHAGTSGSTAMDR; from the coding sequence ATGCAAGCACGTAAACAAGGAAATGCGCAAGGGATTGACGTTTCACACTGGAATGGAGTTATCGACTGGTCGAAGGTAGCAGCGAGCGGCATTTCATTCGCTTTTATAAAGGCTACCCAGAATAGTGTAGACAAGCGGTTTCTCGAAAACGTCAAAGGGGCAAAGACTGCTGGTCTATTGATCGGAGCATATCACTACATGGACGACTCGGTATCGACAGTGGATCAAGCCAAGGCTGCGGCACAAGTGTTTTATAAAGCGATACAGGTTGCTGGTGGAGCAGCTATCCACTATGGATTGCACGGTACAGCGCTCAAGTGCCGGCAGATGCTTCAGGTTGGACACGCTGGGACTTCTGGCAGTACAGCGATGGATCGGTAG
- a CDS encoding phage holin, with protein sequence MNKKRWRNYALWISIVSQALLLIQLVGHLTGAFDLTEVMKQELLTIVDVFLGLLATLGIISNPTKPGGQGYNL encoded by the coding sequence ATGAACAAGAAAAGATGGCGTAACTATGCTTTGTGGATTAGTATCGTTTCTCAGGCGCTGTTGTTGATCCAACTCGTCGGACATCTTACGGGGGCATTCGATTTAACCGAGGTAATGAAGCAAGAATTATTAACTATCGTTGATGTGTTTCTGGGGCTGCTGGCTACTTTAGGTATTATCTCGAACCCTACTAAGCCCGGAGGCCAGGGATATAACTTGTAA
- a CDS encoding bacterial surface protein — protein sequence MKGNGRDRMNLGTPVESMVYTDTVGGKIKFKYYGSKLRVIDSMASNRSTDIVISIDGVEETFSQYAPSDTSQTLCYEKTNLPLGYHEVIITNRTKRMDFDAIDIDVDGTLVDIDTPIPSTEEPEKPTTPEQPSGNRAILVVTLTTGLEKEYDLSMEEVNDFIEWYEAKQVGSGRASYAIDKHDNNKGPFISRKDYILFDRILTFEVSEY from the coding sequence ATGAAGGGAAATGGCAGAGACAGGATGAACCTCGGCACTCCGGTGGAAAGCATGGTCTACACCGACACAGTAGGTGGCAAGATTAAATTTAAATACTATGGCTCTAAGTTACGAGTAATTGACTCTATGGCATCAAATAGAAGTACAGATATTGTAATATCCATTGATGGGGTTGAAGAAACATTTTCACAATATGCTCCATCTGACACTAGCCAAACTCTATGTTATGAAAAAACAAACCTGCCGCTCGGCTATCATGAAGTCATTATAACCAATAGAACAAAAAGAATGGATTTTGATGCTATTGATATTGATGTAGACGGGACTTTGGTAGATATCGATACACCTATCCCATCTACCGAAGAACCGGAGAAGCCAACAACACCAGAACAACCATCCGGCAACCGAGCTATCTTAGTAGTGACTTTGACAACAGGATTGGAAAAGGAATATGATCTCAGTATGGAAGAGGTCAATGACTTCATAGAATGGTACGAAGCTAAACAGGTGGGATCAGGAAGAGCTTCATATGCGATTGATAAGCATGATAATAATAAAGGACCTTTTATAAGCCGTAAAGACTATATTCTGTTTGACCGGATTCTAACATTTGAAGTGAGTGAGTATTAA
- a CDS encoding YolD-like family protein has translation MKRQSREATRKTRPVLDVQELEQIQLVLSESFHEHWSWVKMADILSAK, from the coding sequence ATGAAGCGTCAAAGTCGGGAGGCAACAAGGAAGACAAGGCCGGTCCTGGATGTTCAAGAGTTGGAGCAGATCCAGCTGGTGTTGTCAGAATCGTTTCATGAGCACTGGTCGTGGGTCAAGATGGCTGATATCCTGTCTGCAAAGTGA